The following coding sequences are from one uncultured Cohaesibacter sp. window:
- a CDS encoding DUF4332 domain-containing protein: MTSYPIAKIEGIGPTYAEKLSAVGITNTKKYLEKAKDPAGRKALEEETGIDHARILKWANMADLMRIKGVGEEYSELLEVAGVDTVKELRNRNAANLTEAMKQANAEKKLVRQVPALSNVEKWVAQAKELPPMMSY, from the coding sequence ATGACGTCTTATCCAATCGCAAAGATTGAGGGAATCGGGCCAACATATGCTGAGAAGCTATCTGCGGTTGGCATAACCAATACCAAGAAATATCTTGAGAAAGCAAAAGATCCTGCTGGTCGCAAGGCTTTGGAAGAGGAAACGGGTATTGATCATGCACGCATTCTGAAGTGGGCCAACATGGCGGATCTGATGCGCATCAAGGGTGTTGGTGAGGAATATTCCGAGCTGCTCGAAGTGGCGGGCGTGGATACCGTCAAGGAATTGCGAAATCGCAACGCAGCCAATCTGACCGAGGCAATGAAACAGGCAAATGCCGAGAAAAAACTGGTGCGTCAGGTTCCTGCCTTGAGCAACGTAGAAAAATGGGTCGCACAGGCTAAAGAACTGCCCCCAATGATGTCATATTAA
- a CDS encoding DUF2267 domain-containing protein, whose protein sequence is MEQIIARIASAAGISEELATTAVKIILNFLSKEAPNDKMNMLLDALGAHGLMENASEAGSGEGGLMGGLMGALGGLGGMGGAMAALNQLTSEGLSMGEVQTVASELIAVAKENTDESLVDDVINSVPGLGQIL, encoded by the coding sequence ATGGAACAAATCATTGCAAGAATTGCCTCTGCGGCAGGCATTTCAGAAGAGCTGGCCACAACGGCTGTAAAAATCATTTTGAACTTTTTGTCCAAGGAAGCGCCAAACGACAAAATGAACATGCTGCTTGATGCTCTTGGGGCTCATGGCCTGATGGAAAATGCTTCTGAAGCCGGCTCCGGCGAAGGTGGTCTGATGGGGGGATTGATGGGCGCGCTCGGAGGCCTTGGTGGCATGGGGGGCGCAATGGCTGCGCTTAACCAACTGACCAGTGAGGGACTCAGTATGGGCGAGGTTCAGACCGTCGCATCAGAGTTGATTGCCGTCGCCAAGGAAAATACTGACGAGAGTCTTGTGGATGATGTTATCAATTCTGTCCCCGGTCTTGGCCAAATTCTGTAA
- a CDS encoding DUF853 domain-containing protein, whose product MLQDGKVYLGTSFLTGEDGTTSSQAEYLDLSLANRHGLITGATGTGKTVSLQILTEGFSNAGVPVFCADVKGDLSGLAAVGEPKDFLAKRAAKIGFTDEYKFDSVPTIFWDLFGEQGHPVRTTITDMGPLLLSRLLGLNDTQEGILNIAFKLADDEGMLLLDMKDLRALLVNMEERRKELSAAYGNISTASIGAIQRDLLVLEQQGAESFFGETALNILDLMRTTRDRRGVVSILAADKLMQSPRLYATFLLWLLSELFEELPEVGDRDKPRLVFFFDEAHLLFEDAPKILVDKVEQVVKLIRSKGVGVYFVTQNPLDVPDDVLSQLGNRVQHALRAYTPRDQKAVKVAADTFRPNPELDTRQVIMELGVGEALVSTLLKKGVPSMVQQTLMRPPSSRIGPLSEAERREVINNSPVLGVYDRVVDRESAYEVLQERAEEKRKLEEQQRQEEDRQRQQAGRMKKSRTGFTLPDFDRDDRPTVSSRRRTTTRRSNRQTVAEAAMKSVARSVASSLGRALVRGILGSLKSGR is encoded by the coding sequence ATGTTACAAGACGGAAAAGTCTATCTCGGCACGTCTTTTCTTACCGGAGAAGATGGCACGACCAGCAGCCAGGCAGAGTATCTCGACCTCAGTCTTGCCAACAGGCATGGTCTTATCACCGGAGCCACAGGCACCGGAAAGACCGTATCTCTGCAGATTTTGACCGAAGGTTTCTCGAACGCTGGCGTTCCTGTCTTTTGTGCCGATGTCAAAGGGGACCTTTCCGGGCTGGCAGCCGTAGGTGAGCCCAAGGATTTTCTGGCCAAGCGCGCAGCCAAAATCGGATTTACGGACGAGTATAAATTTGATTCTGTGCCGACCATTTTCTGGGATCTGTTTGGCGAGCAAGGTCACCCGGTTCGCACGACCATAACAGACATGGGGCCGCTTCTTCTTTCCCGTCTTCTCGGGCTGAACGACACCCAGGAAGGTATTCTCAACATTGCCTTCAAACTTGCCGATGATGAAGGCATGCTTTTGCTGGACATGAAAGATTTGCGCGCCCTGTTGGTCAACATGGAAGAGCGCCGCAAGGAACTCTCCGCAGCCTATGGCAATATTTCAACAGCTTCCATTGGCGCGATCCAGAGGGACTTGCTGGTCCTTGAACAGCAGGGAGCTGAATCCTTTTTTGGCGAAACTGCCCTTAATATTCTTGATCTGATGCGCACCACGCGCGACAGGCGCGGAGTTGTCTCTATTCTGGCTGCCGACAAGCTGATGCAGTCCCCTCGCCTTTACGCGACCTTCTTGCTGTGGCTGTTGTCTGAGTTGTTTGAAGAATTGCCCGAAGTTGGTGACAGGGACAAGCCAAGGCTCGTATTCTTCTTTGACGAAGCCCATCTGCTTTTCGAAGATGCGCCCAAAATCCTCGTGGACAAGGTCGAGCAAGTCGTAAAATTGATCCGCTCCAAGGGCGTTGGCGTTTATTTCGTTACGCAGAACCCGCTAGACGTGCCAGACGATGTTCTTTCCCAGCTCGGCAACCGCGTACAGCACGCACTGCGGGCCTACACTCCGCGTGATCAGAAGGCGGTCAAGGTGGCCGCAGATACTTTCCGCCCGAACCCAGAGCTCGACACTCGTCAGGTCATTATGGAACTTGGCGTGGGCGAGGCTTTGGTGTCCACCCTTCTCAAAAAGGGCGTGCCTTCCATGGTGCAGCAAACCCTGATGCGGCCACCGAGCTCGCGCATCGGTCCGCTAAGTGAAGCTGAACGGCGTGAAGTTATCAACAACAGTCCTGTACTGGGTGTTTATGATCGTGTTGTTGATCGGGAAAGCGCCTATGAGGTTTTGCAAGAACGTGCAGAAGAAAAGCGCAAACTGGAAGAACAGCAACGACAGGAAGAAGATCGTCAGAGGCAGCAGGCAGGCCGCATGAAGAAAAGCCGCACAGGCTTTACCTTGCCTGACTTTGACCGCGATGACCGCCCCACTGTTTCGTCGCGCCGCCGCACAACAACCAGACGTTCGAATCGGCAAACTGTGGCAGAAGCTGCCATGAAATCTGTTGCCCGTTCTGTTGCTTCTTCGCTAGGGAGAGCACTGGTCAGAGGGATTTTGGGCAGTCTTAAAAGTGGTCGTTAG
- a CDS encoding dipeptidase, protein MTNIDSVLAQIDANFDDSLERLFKFISFKSISTDPEFKSECKAAAEWLANELNGIGIETKAHETIGHPMVMGHDSDKSEKPGPNVLFYGHYDVQPVDPVELWDDDPFNAKVIEKDGVKVIFGRGTSDDKGQVLTFVEACRAFKQVHGSLPINVSILVEGEEESASPSLLPFLNKHKDELSKDLALVCDTGMWDAETPAITTMLRGLMAEEVTIVAANRDLHSGSYGGPAANPVKILARVLAALHDDNGRVQIPGFYDGVEELSPEMKAQWDALPYDAEGFLKDVGLSIPAGETGYSVYEQLNARPTCEFNGITGGYTGEGFKTVIAAKASAKISCRLVGKQDPEAIRANMRAFIKDRIPADCEVEFINHGGAPGHSLSPEFPPLQKGAAALKAEWGKETILSGMGGSIPIVGEFKEILGMDSMMIGYGLENDNIHSPNEKYNLESYHKGIRSWARVLAALAEE, encoded by the coding sequence ATGACAAATATTGATTCAGTTTTGGCGCAGATCGACGCCAATTTCGACGATTCACTAGAGCGTCTTTTCAAATTCATCAGTTTCAAGTCTATTTCGACAGACCCTGAATTCAAAAGCGAATGCAAGGCTGCGGCAGAATGGCTTGCCAATGAACTGAACGGCATCGGCATCGAGACAAAAGCACATGAAACGATCGGTCACCCCATGGTCATGGGCCACGACAGCGACAAGTCGGAAAAGCCGGGGCCGAATGTACTGTTTTATGGCCATTATGACGTTCAGCCGGTCGATCCAGTCGAACTCTGGGACGATGATCCGTTCAACGCAAAGGTCATTGAAAAAGATGGCGTGAAGGTCATCTTCGGTCGCGGCACGTCTGATGACAAAGGACAAGTTTTAACCTTCGTTGAAGCGTGCCGCGCGTTCAAGCAAGTACATGGTTCTCTTCCGATCAATGTTTCAATTCTGGTGGAAGGCGAAGAGGAAAGCGCTTCTCCGAGCCTGTTGCCATTCCTGAACAAACACAAGGATGAGCTCTCCAAAGATCTGGCTCTGGTTTGTGATACAGGCATGTGGGATGCGGAAACTCCCGCAATTACCACCATGCTGCGTGGCCTGATGGCAGAAGAAGTCACCATTGTTGCGGCCAACAGAGACCTGCATTCCGGTTCCTATGGTGGCCCGGCAGCAAACCCGGTCAAAATTCTCGCTAGAGTGCTGGCCGCTCTTCATGACGATAATGGTCGGGTTCAGATACCCGGCTTCTATGATGGCGTAGAAGAGTTGTCTCCTGAAATGAAAGCACAGTGGGATGCTCTACCTTACGACGCCGAAGGTTTCCTGAAAGATGTTGGACTTTCCATCCCCGCTGGCGAAACCGGCTACAGTGTTTATGAGCAACTGAATGCCCGCCCGACTTGCGAGTTCAATGGCATCACAGGCGGCTACACCGGTGAAGGCTTCAAAACGGTGATTGCCGCCAAGGCATCGGCGAAAATTTCCTGTCGTCTTGTAGGCAAGCAGGATCCGGAAGCCATTCGCGCCAACATGCGAGCCTTCATCAAGGACCGCATTCCGGCCGACTGCGAGGTTGAATTCATCAACCACGGTGGGGCTCCCGGACACAGCCTGTCTCCAGAGTTTCCACCACTACAAAAGGGTGCGGCAGCACTTAAGGCAGAATGGGGCAAGGAAACGATCCTCTCCGGCATGGGCGGTTCCATTCCAATCGTTGGCGAATTCAAGGAAATCCTCGGCATGGATTCCATGATGATCGGCTATGGTCTGGAAAACGACAACATCCACTCGCCAAACGAAAAATACAATCTGGAGAGCTATCACAAAGGGATACGTTCCTGGGCTCGCGTTCTGGCAGCACTTGCTGAAGAATAA
- a CDS encoding DUF1131 family protein — MTDSAGAPPPRAILSITDAGVDGLTPETGYGPKAIASAMPGFNIETIQTAGENDTQWTYAAFRNGMQMVQIFKGTGGKIGVVHGVGDAVAGPNGERLGMSFAQSHLPRSACRVGKNLWRGMAICKAANTEKVSLVFAISKYRGPFDRLPAPKDLQGATLQRILWAP, encoded by the coding sequence ATGACAGATTCCGCAGGCGCTCCGCCACCCAGAGCGATATTGTCCATTACTGACGCTGGCGTAGATGGATTGACCCCGGAGACAGGCTATGGCCCCAAAGCAATCGCTTCGGCCATGCCCGGATTCAATATCGAAACAATTCAAACCGCCGGAGAAAATGATACCCAATGGACCTATGCAGCCTTTAGAAACGGCATGCAAATGGTCCAGATTTTTAAAGGGACAGGCGGAAAGATTGGTGTCGTGCACGGTGTTGGTGATGCCGTAGCAGGACCTAACGGTGAACGCCTCGGCATGAGCTTTGCCCAATCACATTTGCCACGCAGCGCTTGCCGGGTGGGCAAAAACCTCTGGCGCGGCATGGCGATCTGCAAGGCGGCCAATACTGAAAAAGTATCTTTGGTCTTTGCTATTTCCAAATATCGCGGGCCATTTGACAGATTGCCTGCCCCCAAAGACTTGCAAGGGGCAACTTTGCAAAGAATTCTTTGGGCTCCCTGA